A window of Variovorax paradoxus EPS genomic DNA:
ATCGCCACAGGATGCGCGGAGGCTCATGAGCCAGAAATCACCCGCGGCGCGGCGATGGAATGCCGGCTTCCAGCGGGCTGATCGTCAGCGCTCGACGATCCGCCCATGCTCCATGTGGATCACCCGGTTGCACTCCTTGGCGATCAGATCCGGCGAGTGTGACGCCAACACCAGAATGCCAGACTTCGACACCACGTCGCGCATCCGCTTCTCGGCCTTCTCGGTGAAGGCCGCATCCCCCACCGACAGCCATTCGTCCATCAACAGGATGTCGGCCTCGACGCTGGTGGAGATCGAGAATGCGAGTCGCATCATCATGCCGGTCGAGTAGGTACGAACGGGCATGTTGACGTACTCGCCCAGACCGCTGAATTCGCAGATGTCGGGCGTGAGCCGTTCGATTTCCTTCATGCTCATGCCCATCACTAGGCCGCGCAGCATGATGTTCTCGATGCCGGTTGCGTCCATCTCGATGCCCAGGGCGGGATCGATCAGGCTGGCCACCGAGCCCTGGCGCGTGAATTCGCCCGCCGAAGGCTCGTAGACACCCGCCAGCGTGCGCAGCAGTGTTGATTTGCCCGCGCCGTTGTGCCCGACCAGGCCCAGCCGGTCGCCGCTCTTGAGTTCCAGGTTGAGGCCGCTGAGTGCCTGCACCACGGTGACCCCGGTTTCCTTGCCGAAGCGCCCACCGGTGACCGAAGCCGCCAGCGTCTTCTTCAGCGATGCCGAGCCCGCCCCGTAGATGGGGAAGCTGACCGAAACGTTTTTGAGTGAGATGGATGCCATGGATCAGAGCCAGTAGACGACGCGGCGGCGGTATTTGACGAACAGGACGCTCGCGAGGGAGACGCAAAACACGGTCCACAAGCCCATGCCGATCCAGCTGTGCAGGTGCGCCTCGCCGCCCATGAGTGGTGTGCGCAGCAGATCGAGCATCTGCGCGAACGGATTCCAGAGCACGTATTTGGCGCGGCCCGGGAGGTTCTCGGGCAGCCAGAACACGGGGGTCAGGAACATCAGCATCTGCATGAGGCTGGTGATGATCTGGGTCACGTCGCGGTAGCGCGTGCAGATGAGGCCCAGCAACAGGCCCAGGGCGTGCGCGTTGATGATGAGGATCACGAAGGCGGGAATGATCAGGAGCACCGACCACGACAGCGTGACACCCGCCCAGATGGCCACGGGGATGTACAGCACGATCTGGTGCAGGAACTGGATCAGGTTGCGCGCCAGGCCCCGCCAGACGAACAGGCTGATGGGAAAGTAGCCTTGCTTCAGGTAGTTGGACGATCCGACAAAGGCATTGCAGGCATCGGTGACCACCGCGGAGAAAGTGCCCCAGAAGATCACGCCCAGCGCCAGGTGCGGGAAGAACTTGTCCAGGTGGGTGCCGAAGAGCGAGGCATACAGCGGCCCCATGCCGCCGATCATCACGCCCATGCTCAGCGTGAGCCACAGCGGCCCCAGCATGGAGCGGCGGTAGCGCAGCACGATGTCGAACCAGGCGAGCGTCCACCAGATATCGGTGCGGCGGGTGCCTTCCCACCAGTCGGCCAGCGCGCTTCGATGCAGATTGGAATGGACTTGGCTCATGCGTATTCGTCAGTGTTTTTGTCTGCCATGCGGACGGTGTTGTCCTGGGTCAGGTCGCCGTGGCATGAAACGGCGGTAAGCAAATGCGCTTCGTTGCCGAAGTAGGTCAAACGGGATTTCTTCGGGACTATGGCCGGCCGGCCGGGGCGGTGCCTGCGAGGGCGCGCTCATTTTATTCATGAGTATCAACTGAGTGATAATTTTACCGGCTCCGGTTCCGCTGCAATTCGTAACCCCTGGAGAGTCCACTGCCCCCCGATCGGAAGGGCCGCGACTGCCCCGCAGGCAGCATGCCCCACAAGAATTCGATCCATCCATGAGCATTCCCCGCCTCCTCGAAGTCTCCGTCGCCCTCTGCACCTACAACGGCGCCCGGTTCCTCCGCGAGCAGGTGCGCAGCATCTGCCTGCAGACCCGGCCGCCGGTCGAGATCGTGCTGTCCGACGACGCCTCGCGCGACGGCTCGGTGGAGGTGGTGCGCGCCGCCGTTGCCGAATGCGCGGCCGAACGCCCGGGTCCGCCGATCGCGCTGCGGGTCTTCGAGAATCCGGTCGCGTTGCGCGTCGTCAAGAATTTCGAGCAGGCCATCAGCGCCTGCACCAGCGAGCTGATTGCGCTCAGCGACCAGGACGACGTGTGGATGCCCGACCGGCTCGCTTTGATGGTGGCGCACTTCGAGCAGGACGCCAACCTGATGCTGCTGCACACGGATGCACGGCTGGTCGATTCAGAGCGCCGCGACCTGAACCAGACGCTGTTCCACGCACTGGAGGTCACCCCCCTGGAACTCGCGCAGGTGCACGGCGGCAAGGCTTTCGACGCACTGCTGCGCCGCAACCTGGTGACCGGCGCGACCACGGTCTTTCGCCGCTCGCTGCTGGCCGACGCCTTGCCGCTGCCGGTCGAGTGGGTGCACGACGAATGGCTGGCCATCGTCGCCTCGACCACGGCGCGGGTCGACCTGCTGGAGCAGCCGCTCATCGAATACCGGCAGCACGAGTCCAACCAGATCGGCGCGCGGCGCGACACGTTCAAGGAAAAAGTGCGCAAGGCGCTCGCCTCGCGGGGTAACACGCACGTCGAGCGTGCGATCAAGGCCGAGTTGTTGCTGGAGCGCCTGCTCCAACTGGGCGACCGCGTGCCCGCCGAGATCATCGCCAAGGTGCGCAGCAAGATCGAGCACCAGCGTTTTCGCGCCGCCTTGCCCGCGTCGCGGCTCGCGCGCATCGTGCCGATCGCCCGCGAAGCGATGACCGGCCGCTACGACAAGTTCGGCCGCGGCGTGCGCGGCGTGGTTCGCGATCTTTTCGAATCTGTGTAGGCTCCGCCCCCAAAGAACCATGAACCGAATGAACGCCTCCCCAGATTCCACCACCATCGCAGCGCAGCCGACCGCCTGGCCGAGCGTCGTGGTGATCATCCCGTTCTACAACGGCGCCGATTTCATCGAGCGTTCGGTCAAGAGCGTCTTCGAACAGTCCGTTCCAGCGACCGAAGTCATCGTGGTCAACGACGGCTCGCGTCCCGAGGAACGCGCTTCGCTCGATGCGCTGGCGGCGCGCTATCCGTTCCGCATCATCGACAAGGAAAACGGCGGCCAGGGCTCGGCACGCAACGCCGGCGTGAAAGCGTCCACCTCGGACTTCATCTGCTTTCTAGACCAGGATGACTTCTACCTGCCCAACCACATCGAGACGCTGGCAGCGTCGATCCCTGCCGGCGACCGCCTGTTCGGCTACGTCTACGCCGACCTGTACGAGGCCGATGCCGACGGCAACGTGATCCGCACCGGCGTGATCAAGGAGCACGCGACGCATCCCAAGCGCAACATCAACGACCTGCTGCGCAACGACATGTTCGTGCTGCCGTCGGCCGCGCTGGTGAGCCGCAAGGCCTTCGAGGCCGTCGGCGGTTTCGATTCGCAGTTCATGGGCTTCGAGGACGACGACCTGTTCCTGCGCATCTTCCGCAAGGGATTCAGCAACTACTTCGTGGACAAGGCCGTCACCGTCTGGTGCATCCACACGGCCAGCACGTCATTCGGCATCCGGATGATCCGCAGCCGCTTCAAGTACTTCAAGAAGCTCACCCAGATGTTTCCCGACGAGCACCTGCGCGGGCGCTACTACTTGCGTGATTTCCTGGCGCCCCGGTTCCAGCCGTACTTCGTCAACCACGCGATCGAGTCGATCAAGAACGACGACCAGTACCGCGAGGAGATGACCGCGATGCTCAACGAATACGGCGCGATGGTGCTGGCCAACCCGTATGTGGGGCGCAAGAAGAAGCTGCGCCTGCGGATCACGCTGTTCCTGCTCAACCACTGCCCGCCGGGCGTGGTGCGCCTGGTCGGCGCCATCACGCGCCTGCCGGGCATCCGGAGCCTCCGGCGCCTTTACGCCTAGCGGGACGGCGCAGCCGCTGCCGGCTGCTTCGGCGTGGTCATCGCCGCATCGATCCACGTCGCGAACTTGCGCACGTACTCGGCGCGCAGGTGCCCGGCGTCCTTGTAGATCGGCGTCGCATCGGCATCCGCGCGGGTGCACCAGTCTTTCTCGCACAGCGTCGGAATCGGGTCGATCACGATGGCGCCGCTGCGCTTGGCGATCTGGCGCATGCGCTCATGCAGCGCCTTCTGCTCCGAGACCCAGGGCGCGGTCGGTGACATGCGCCCGACGGTCATGTTGCCCAGGCGGCCGCCCTTCACGAACTCCTCGGGGCCGAAGCCTTCGCCGACCGGGTTGTCCAGCAGCAGGTAGACCTGCTTGTGCTTGGACAGCGCAGTCAGCACGGTTTCCAGCGTATTGAGCGCGAAATCCGCGCCACCGCCGCCCATGAAGCGGCGCTTGTTCTTGCCGTCCTGGTAGTAGTAGCGGTCGGCCGCGGCGTTGTCGGCGGTGGGCTTGTCGGTCTCCGAGAAGTAGCAGTTCCAGCAGCCGCCGAAGACGACCGCATCGAACTTGTCGCTCACCGCCAGGCGCATGCCGCCGTCCCGGCGTTCCGCGCAGAGGTTGTTCTGCTCGTCGACCACGTTGGGAATCGGCGGGCAGGCGCCCCAGGTCGCGAAGGAGAGCGAGTCGAGCGTGTCGGGCGCGGTCTTGCTCAACTCGACCGCGCGCGGGCCGTACTGCTCGATGTGGCTGTCGCCGAAGAACAGCACCCGGCGCTTGCCGTGGCCGATCTGCTGCAGCACCTCGCCATCGACCTTGATCGGGCTCAGACCATCGGGGTAGCCCCAGTCCTTGGCCGCGGCCGCAGTCTTGTTGAAGTACGGATCGCTGTGGCGCCCGACGTAGTAGCCCGAGGTGGCCAGGAGGCCGAGCACGACGAACCCGACCATCGCGGCCACGAGGCCCGAGGTCACCGTGGGGTTCTCGGTCTTGCGCGTGTAGCGCTCGACGAAGCGGTAGGTCAGCCACGCAAGCACGAACGAGGCGACCAGCATCAGCGCCCGGATGCCGTCCGACGGCAGCTTGCCTTCCAGGATGCGCGCATACGCCAGCAGCGGCCAGTGCCAGAGGTACAGCGGGTAGCTGATGAGCCCGACCCACACCATCGGCTTGGATGCGAGCACATAGCGGTTCAGTACGCCCGTCGGTCCGGCGGCGATACAGAAGAAGGCGCCGAGCGCCGGCAGGATCGCCCAGAAACCCGGGAAGGCCTTGCCGCCGCGGATGAGGCACAGGCCCAGCACGATCAGCGCCAACCCGGCGATGGACTGCGCATGGCGCCCCCAGCCCGGCTTCGGCAGCGGCCGGTGCAGCCGCATGTACGCGAGCATGCCGCCGATCATCAGCTCCCAGAAGCGCGAGAGCGGCGAATAGAACGCGGCCGTCCGGTGGCTGTGGATGGTCGTCACGTTGAGCAGGAACGACGCCGCCGCCACGATGCCCACCACCCAGAGCACGCGCCACTTGCGCTTCCATGCGAGGCCCAGCAGCACGGGCCAGAAGATGTAGAACTGCTCCTCGATGGCCAGCGACCACAGGTGCAGCAGCGGCTTGGTCTCGGCGGCGTTGTCGAAGTAGCCCGCCTCGCTCCAGAACGCGAAGTTCGAGACGAACCCGGCGCCCGAGGCCACGTGCTTGCCCAGTTGCACCCATTCGTTGGGCAGCAGCGCATACCAGCCGAAGGCCAGCGTGGCCGCCAGCACCAGCGCCAGCGCCGGGAAGATCCGCTTCACGCGCCGGGCGTAGAACTCGCGGTAGCTGAAGCCGTCGCCCTCGAAGCTGCCCAGGATGATCGTGGTGATCAGGAAGCCCGAGATGACGAAGAAGATGTCGACGCCGATGAAGCCGCCCTTGATCCACTGCGGGAACGCGTGGTAACCCAGGACCGAGAGCACCGCCACGGCGCGCAGCCCGTCGATGTCGGGGCGGTATTTGGGGTGAACCAGGTGGGCGTGTTCGTTATGGAACGTCGGGCTCGTCGTTGTTGTCGTCGTCATCGTCTGTGTGAAGGCGCGCCTGCTTTTTTCGTTCCCGATTGTCCTCGCAAACGCTTTCCGCCCCGATCGGCGCG
This region includes:
- a CDS encoding ABC transporter ATP-binding protein, with protein sequence MASISLKNVSVSFPIYGAGSASLKKTLAASVTGGRFGKETGVTVVQALSGLNLELKSGDRLGLVGHNGAGKSTLLRTLAGVYEPSAGEFTRQGSVASLIDPALGIEMDATGIENIMLRGLVMGMSMKEIERLTPDICEFSGLGEYVNMPVRTYSTGMMMRLAFSISTSVEADILLMDEWLSVGDAAFTEKAEKRMRDVVSKSGILVLASHSPDLIAKECNRVIHMEHGRIVER
- a CDS encoding ABC transporter permease, producing the protein MSQVHSNLHRSALADWWEGTRRTDIWWTLAWFDIVLRYRRSMLGPLWLTLSMGVMIGGMGPLYASLFGTHLDKFFPHLALGVIFWGTFSAVVTDACNAFVGSSNYLKQGYFPISLFVWRGLARNLIQFLHQIVLYIPVAIWAGVTLSWSVLLIIPAFVILIINAHALGLLLGLICTRYRDVTQIITSLMQMLMFLTPVFWLPENLPGRAKYVLWNPFAQMLDLLRTPLMGGEAHLHSWIGMGLWTVFCVSLASVLFVKYRRRVVYWL
- a CDS encoding glycosyltransferase family 2 protein gives rise to the protein MSIPRLLEVSVALCTYNGARFLREQVRSICLQTRPPVEIVLSDDASRDGSVEVVRAAVAECAAERPGPPIALRVFENPVALRVVKNFEQAISACTSELIALSDQDDVWMPDRLALMVAHFEQDANLMLLHTDARLVDSERRDLNQTLFHALEVTPLELAQVHGGKAFDALLRRNLVTGATTVFRRSLLADALPLPVEWVHDEWLAIVASTTARVDLLEQPLIEYRQHESNQIGARRDTFKEKVRKALASRGNTHVERAIKAELLLERLLQLGDRVPAEIIAKVRSKIEHQRFRAALPASRLARIVPIAREAMTGRYDKFGRGVRGVVRDLFESV
- a CDS encoding glycosyltransferase family 2 protein, whose product is MNASPDSTTIAAQPTAWPSVVVIIPFYNGADFIERSVKSVFEQSVPATEVIVVNDGSRPEERASLDALAARYPFRIIDKENGGQGSARNAGVKASTSDFICFLDQDDFYLPNHIETLAASIPAGDRLFGYVYADLYEADADGNVIRTGVIKEHATHPKRNINDLLRNDMFVLPSAALVSRKAFEAVGGFDSQFMGFEDDDLFLRIFRKGFSNYFVDKAVTVWCIHTASTSFGIRMIRSRFKYFKKLTQMFPDEHLRGRYYLRDFLAPRFQPYFVNHAIESIKNDDQYREEMTAMLNEYGAMVLANPYVGRKKKLRLRITLFLLNHCPPGVVRLVGAITRLPGIRSLRRLYA
- a CDS encoding acyltransferase family protein, producing the protein MTTTTTTSPTFHNEHAHLVHPKYRPDIDGLRAVAVLSVLGYHAFPQWIKGGFIGVDIFFVISGFLITTIILGSFEGDGFSYREFYARRVKRIFPALALVLAATLAFGWYALLPNEWVQLGKHVASGAGFVSNFAFWSEAGYFDNAAETKPLLHLWSLAIEEQFYIFWPVLLGLAWKRKWRVLWVVGIVAAASFLLNVTTIHSHRTAAFYSPLSRFWELMIGGMLAYMRLHRPLPKPGWGRHAQSIAGLALIVLGLCLIRGGKAFPGFWAILPALGAFFCIAAGPTGVLNRYVLASKPMVWVGLISYPLYLWHWPLLAYARILEGKLPSDGIRALMLVASFVLAWLTYRFVERYTRKTENPTVTSGLVAAMVGFVVLGLLATSGYYVGRHSDPYFNKTAAAAKDWGYPDGLSPIKVDGEVLQQIGHGKRRVLFFGDSHIEQYGPRAVELSKTAPDTLDSLSFATWGACPPIPNVVDEQNNLCAERRDGGMRLAVSDKFDAVVFGGCWNCYFSETDKPTADNAAADRYYYQDGKNKRRFMGGGGADFALNTLETVLTALSKHKQVYLLLDNPVGEGFGPEEFVKGGRLGNMTVGRMSPTAPWVSEQKALHERMRQIAKRSGAIVIDPIPTLCEKDWCTRADADATPIYKDAGHLRAEYVRKFATWIDAAMTTPKQPAAAAPSR